The Candidatus Kryptonium sp. genome contains a region encoding:
- a CDS encoding Cof-type HAD-IIB family hydrolase, which yields MTKGDLAELKKRLKKVKLIACDIDGTLLSSENQIGDGTKQLVKELKNFGVKFTLITGRVHSASVKYAKMLGVDDPIVSLNGALVKFPEGETIKAFYLPEKKVIKALELAERYFVNILFYSEDKVIYTAENTIFPSYIGNLEAEAIEVDSYYEHTDKVLRVVLSSDRKHMLYKIAHKIEPIFFSNISTSIYPSLKYDKLTYLEVKRRGISKATGLKHLCKYYGIKMKEVAGIGDFYNDLEFLKKVGIAVAMKNAIAELKFNADYVTTKTNDEDGVGEFLEILLDAKKSS from the coding sequence GTGACGAAAGGCGATCTTGCTGAACTTAAAAAAAGGTTAAAGAAGGTAAAACTAATCGCATGTGACATTGACGGGACTTTGCTTAGCTCAGAAAATCAAATCGGCGACGGGACAAAGCAGCTCGTAAAAGAATTAAAGAATTTCGGAGTTAAATTTACTCTCATCACTGGTCGCGTTCATTCCGCTTCGGTTAAATATGCAAAGATGCTTGGTGTTGATGATCCAATAGTTTCTCTAAACGGCGCTCTTGTGAAATTTCCGGAGGGCGAGACAATAAAAGCTTTCTATCTTCCCGAAAAGAAAGTCATTAAAGCGCTTGAACTTGCCGAAAGATATTTTGTTAATATACTTTTTTATTCAGAAGATAAAGTCATTTACACGGCTGAAAACACGATTTTCCCATCATATATAGGTAATCTTGAGGCAGAGGCGATAGAGGTTGATTCTTATTATGAACATACTGATAAGGTCTTGCGTGTCGTGCTTAGTTCCGATAGAAAACATATGCTTTATAAAATTGCACATAAGATTGAACCTATTTTCTTTTCAAATATATCAACATCAATTTATCCATCGCTCAAGTACGATAAGCTTACCTATCTTGAGGTTAAACGAAGGGGAATTTCAAAGGCGACCGGCTTAAAACATCTCTGTAAATACTATGGAATAAAAATGAAAGAAGTAGCTGGGATTGGTGACTTTTACAACGATCTTGAATTTTTGAAGAAAGTCGGGATTGCTGTTGCTATGAAAAACGCTATTGCGGAGCTTAAATTCAATGCTGACTATGTGACGACTAAGACGAACGATGAAGATGGTGTAGGTGAATTTCTTGAAATTTTGCTTGATGCAAAAAAATCAAGTTAA
- a CDS encoding HDIG domain-containing protein — protein MDLKNLTSLFSKDLLLKVAMFLSIPFLLVILFRSPYAFEYKYEVGSVWLYDDVVAPFAFPIYKDEKQYQEELAKVYSEVYFIFDVDTQVHKTQMNEFRKFLTDLRSYLDLKQNYQIKLNRGVSPNLLKSDSVEIDNLKKLLIQRLSEEDLDKIELMYKIGYFDFAKLKVVGETYLSSVYQPIGVISIPRTDLKRNEIVLRKGKFEEVYKQGRFYDLNECYDLAKSLTQKNFSELAEIDSSYFDLIAQVLYSFVKPNLLFNEKETNSLIEREKSKVLRTAGIVRENEKIISRHEIITPEKYLKLESLKIAQRERGIGTGRILKDLGRFILTASILAVFWIYLYMYRKKIYFDNKLLSLITALFIFEILLAFLITKLKAGHEANYLILIPAFSMLMTIVFDSRVAFWATVVISLMIGSVIGYDYGVISASFVAGTVAIYSVRSIGNRMQIFKSFIFIFIAYAFVLIGFSFQKYESAEVIFTKLGFVAANALLSPILTYGLLIFLERIFGIMTEITLLELSDFNHPLLRELSARAPGTFHHSIAVATLAEAAAKAIGANPVLARVGAYYHDVGKILNPEFFVENQMESEKLHSSITPEQSVKIIISHVEEGQKIAKRYKLPLEIIKFIPMHHGTTLVAYFYGKALKRKELKEVEIEESDFRYKGPKPDSKETGIVMLADSVEAAVRSLDEKTPENIEKTVEAIFESRIEDGQLDESNLTLKDIEEIKKTFIQMLNNLYHPRVKYPGQEKITADESVDKKELKLRPRKRTRKLKNGTS, from the coding sequence ATGGATCTAAAAAATTTAACATCTCTTTTCTCAAAGGATTTGCTTTTGAAGGTTGCAATGTTTCTTTCTATTCCGTTTTTGCTCGTAATTTTGTTTAGAAGTCCATATGCGTTTGAATATAAATACGAGGTCGGTAGCGTCTGGCTTTATGATGATGTCGTTGCTCCATTTGCTTTTCCGATTTACAAAGATGAAAAACAATATCAAGAGGAACTTGCAAAGGTCTATAGCGAGGTTTATTTCATTTTTGATGTTGATACACAAGTTCATAAAACTCAGATGAACGAGTTCAGGAAGTTTTTGACAGATTTGAGATCGTATTTGGATTTGAAGCAAAATTATCAGATTAAGTTGAACCGCGGTGTAAGCCCAAACCTTCTCAAAAGCGATTCAGTTGAAATTGACAATTTAAAAAAACTTCTAATTCAGAGGCTCAGCGAGGAGGATCTTGATAAAATTGAATTAATGTATAAAATCGGTTATTTTGATTTTGCTAAGTTAAAAGTCGTTGGTGAAACATATCTTTCTTCAGTTTATCAGCCGATAGGGGTTATTTCAATACCGAGAACGGATCTAAAGAGAAATGAGATAGTTTTAAGAAAAGGCAAATTTGAAGAGGTTTACAAGCAGGGAAGGTTCTACGACCTAAATGAGTGTTATGATCTTGCTAAAAGCTTGACACAGAAAAATTTCTCAGAGCTTGCTGAAATTGACTCATCTTATTTTGATCTAATTGCTCAAGTTCTTTATTCATTTGTGAAGCCGAACTTGTTATTTAATGAGAAAGAGACAAATAGTTTGATAGAACGAGAGAAGAGCAAAGTTTTGAGGACGGCTGGCATTGTCCGTGAAAATGAGAAGATAATCTCAAGACATGAGATAATAACTCCGGAGAAGTATTTGAAACTTGAATCTTTGAAAATAGCGCAAAGAGAGCGTGGCATTGGAACTGGGCGGATTCTCAAAGACCTTGGGCGTTTCATCTTAACTGCAAGCATATTGGCCGTCTTTTGGATATATCTTTACATGTATAGGAAGAAAATCTATTTTGATAACAAACTGCTTTCACTTATAACTGCTTTATTTATTTTTGAAATTTTGCTTGCTTTTTTAATTACAAAGTTAAAAGCGGGGCACGAGGCAAATTACTTAATTCTTATACCGGCGTTTTCAATGTTGATGACAATAGTTTTTGATTCAAGGGTTGCCTTCTGGGCAACTGTTGTAATTTCACTTATGATTGGCTCTGTGATAGGTTATGACTATGGGGTTATATCGGCTTCATTTGTTGCAGGGACTGTTGCTATTTACTCTGTGAGAAGCATTGGAAATAGGATGCAGATTTTTAAAAGTTTTATTTTCATTTTTATTGCTTATGCTTTCGTTTTAATTGGATTTTCGTTTCAAAAATATGAATCCGCTGAGGTTATTTTCACAAAACTTGGTTTTGTGGCTGCCAATGCTTTGCTTTCACCAATTTTGACATACGGTTTGCTAATTTTTCTTGAGAGAATTTTTGGGATCATGACAGAAATTACCTTGCTTGAGCTTTCTGATTTCAATCATCCACTTTTGCGTGAGCTTTCGGCGCGAGCACCAGGGACATTTCATCACAGCATTGCAGTTGCAACGCTTGCCGAAGCTGCAGCTAAAGCCATTGGGGCTAATCCAGTGCTTGCCAGGGTTGGTGCTTATTACCATGATGTCGGTAAAATTTTAAATCCGGAATTCTTCGTTGAAAATCAAATGGAATCTGAAAAACTCCATAGCTCAATAACTCCAGAGCAAAGTGTTAAGATAATTATCTCGCATGTTGAAGAAGGACAGAAGATAGCCAAGAGATATAAGCTCCCATTGGAGATAATTAAATTTATTCCCATGCATCATGGAACAACGCTTGTAGCTTACTTTTATGGTAAGGCGCTAAAGCGAAAGGAACTGAAAGAAGTTGAAATTGAAGAAAGCGATTTTAGATATAAAGGACCGAAACCTGATTCAAAGGAAACCGGTATCGTTATGCTCGCTGACTCGGTTGAAGCTGCTGTAAGATCGCTTGATGAGAAAACACCTGAAAATATAGAGAAAACCGTTGAAGCGATATTTGAAAGCCGAATTGAAGATGGTCAGCTTGATGAATCAAATCTGACATTAAAAGACATAGAGGAAATAAAGAAAACATTCATTCAGATGTTGAATAATCTTTATCATCCAAGAGTTAAATATCCCGGACAGGAAAAAATCACGGCTGATGAGTCAGTTGATAAAAAAGAACTCAAATTAAGGCCAAGAAAGAGAACGAGAAAGCTAAAAAATGGCACAAGTTAG